The Thioalkalivibrio sulfidiphilus HL-EbGr7 genome includes a window with the following:
- the soxA gene encoding sulfur oxidation c-type cytochrome SoxA — MMKKVLLALPVALAIGVAAHAQPAKDPVLVLEALIGKVDSAYLTQSEQNLMMMADNPALWTMEDGKALFHTPRGPNNVSLESCDFGKGPGVLAGAYTELPRYFADTGRVMDLETRLVHCMMTIQGFAADDPAVRVRDGSNSDHMKLQTYIAAQSSGMPWNPPMKHPLEKAMRDAGEYIFFRRSGTMDFNCATCHTQTGKRVRASVLPNSSMPEEWTKAVSWPAFRVGHDHVRSSQHRVRECYWQMRHAVPIGGSDATIALISYWTDLARGQPAILPDMKR, encoded by the coding sequence ATGATGAAGAAAGTGTTGCTGGCCTTGCCCGTGGCCCTGGCGATCGGCGTCGCGGCCCATGCGCAACCGGCGAAGGATCCCGTGCTGGTGCTCGAGGCGTTGATAGGCAAGGTGGATTCAGCCTACCTGACCCAGAGCGAACAGAACCTGATGATGATGGCGGACAATCCCGCCCTGTGGACCATGGAGGATGGCAAGGCCCTGTTCCACACGCCGAGGGGGCCCAACAACGTCTCCCTTGAAAGCTGCGATTTCGGCAAGGGCCCCGGCGTGCTGGCGGGCGCCTACACCGAACTGCCCCGCTACTTCGCCGATACCGGGCGTGTCATGGACCTGGAGACCCGCCTGGTGCATTGCATGATGACCATCCAGGGCTTTGCCGCGGATGACCCAGCGGTGCGGGTGCGTGACGGTTCCAACTCGGACCACATGAAGCTGCAGACCTACATTGCTGCCCAGTCGAGCGGCATGCCCTGGAATCCGCCCATGAAGCATCCGCTGGAGAAGGCCATGCGCGATGCCGGTGAGTACATCTTCTTCCGCCGCAGCGGCACCATGGACTTCAACTGCGCCACCTGCCACACCCAGACCGGCAAGCGCGTGCGCGCCTCGGTGCTGCCTAACTCCAGCATGCCAGAGGAGTGGACCAAGGCAGTCTCCTGGCCTGCCTTCCGCGTGGGCCACGACCACGTGCGCAGCAGCCAGCACCGGGTGCGCGAGTGCTACTGGCAGATGCGTCACGCGGTGCCCATCGGCGGTTCCGATGCCACCATCGCGCTGATCTCTTACTGGACCGATCTCGCGCGCGGCCAGCCGGCAATCCTGCCTGACATGAAGCGCTGA
- a CDS encoding 23S rRNA (adenine(2030)-N(6))-methyltransferase RlmJ, whose amino-acid sequence MLSYRHGFHAGNFADVHKHAVLAWIVQALTAKAKPFCVLDTHAGDAGYDLASQWAEKTGEWREGVGRLMGCPGAPEAIAPFLQLLEAFRASHGERAYPGSPAIARGLLRPGDRLVLGELHPAAWESLRGFFARDDQVAVHRRDGWELLGALLPPAERRGLVLVDPPYERDEEYQAAARALTAAARRWPSGVYLLWYPLLAAGRHQAMLRELEAARPGPMLVAELWTAPLDTPAGLNGSGLCILNPPWRLHEALANLQPWLVDCLAPGGAGGSRLHWAIPDA is encoded by the coding sequence ATGCTGAGCTACCGACACGGTTTTCACGCGGGCAATTTCGCCGACGTGCACAAGCACGCGGTGCTGGCCTGGATCGTCCAGGCGCTGACCGCCAAGGCCAAGCCCTTCTGCGTGCTGGACACCCACGCCGGCGATGCCGGTTACGACCTGGCGAGCCAGTGGGCCGAGAAGACCGGCGAGTGGCGCGAGGGGGTCGGGCGGCTCATGGGGTGCCCCGGCGCGCCCGAGGCCATCGCCCCGTTCCTGCAGCTGCTCGAAGCCTTCCGCGCAAGCCATGGCGAGCGCGCCTATCCCGGCTCGCCCGCCATCGCCCGAGGCCTGTTGCGTCCCGGCGATCGCCTGGTGCTCGGCGAACTGCACCCGGCGGCCTGGGAGTCCCTCAGGGGCTTCTTCGCCCGGGATGACCAGGTGGCGGTGCACCGGCGCGACGGCTGGGAACTGCTGGGCGCCCTGCTGCCGCCGGCGGAGCGGCGTGGCCTGGTGCTGGTGGATCCACCCTATGAGCGTGACGAGGAATATCAGGCGGCGGCCCGGGCCCTGACGGCCGCGGCCAGGCGCTGGCCTTCCGGGGTGTACCTGCTCTGGTATCCGCTGCTCGCGGCCGGCCGGCACCAGGCCATGCTGCGTGAGCTTGAGGCGGCCCGGCCCGGCCCCATGCTGGTGGCGGAGTTGTGGACCGCGCCCCTGGACACCCCGGCGGGCCTGAACGGTTCGGGGCTCTGCATCCTCAACCCGCCCTGGCGGCTCCACGAGGCCCTGGCGAACCTGCAGCCCTGGCTGGTCGACTGCCTCGCGCCGGGCGGCGCCGGTGGCAGCCGCCTGCACTGGGCCATCCCCGACGCTTGA
- the soxX gene encoding sulfur oxidation c-type cytochrome SoxX gives MMLIKKTTLAAGAAALAALLIVGCAATDTADTATAAKPDYTKMSSAELAEYLIFEAGGFRLDQPTQEGTTVRERQTQDNLQKICSETRNQPSPEQAGQIIADARASIVYPEGGIQLGDWRKGRELAWSGFGFRVGHNNDDHSNREVGGNCYNCHQMATDRVGGNLGPSLTGYGKSRGNNDATRRFVYEIIYNAHAYFPCTSMPRMGANGLLSQQAIADIMAYVLDPASPVNK, from the coding sequence ATGATGTTGATCAAGAAAACCACCCTTGCGGCCGGTGCCGCCGCCCTTGCGGCCCTGCTGATCGTTGGCTGCGCCGCCACCGATACGGCTGACACCGCCACGGCGGCCAAGCCTGACTACACCAAGATGAGCTCTGCGGAACTGGCCGAATACCTCATCTTCGAGGCCGGCGGCTTCCGTCTGGATCAGCCCACCCAGGAAGGCACCACGGTGCGTGAGCGTCAGACGCAGGACAACCTGCAGAAGATCTGCTCCGAGACCCGTAACCAGCCCTCCCCGGAGCAGGCCGGCCAGATCATCGCCGATGCCCGTGCCTCCATCGTCTACCCCGAAGGCGGCATTCAGCTGGGTGACTGGCGCAAGGGCCGTGAACTGGCCTGGTCCGGTTTCGGCTTCCGCGTGGGTCATAACAACGACGACCACAGCAACCGTGAAGTCGGCGGCAACTGCTACAACTGCCACCAGATGGCCACCGACCGTGTCGGCGGTAACCTGGGCCCCAGCCTGACCGGCTATGGCAAGAGCCGTGGCAACAACGACGCCACCCGTCGTTTTGTCTACGAGATCATCTATAACGCTCATGCCTACTTCCCCTGCACCAGCATGCCCCGCATGGGTGCCAACGGGCTGCTGAGCCAGCAGGCGATTGCCGACATCATGGCTTACGTGCTTGACCCGGCTTCCCCGGTCAACAAGTAA
- a CDS encoding methylated-DNA--[protein]-cysteine S-methyltransferase, with protein sequence MDHDAVIQTPVGRLGIRCDGGKLLSAIDYLSDTTPLCAPRHDLSAEVARQLRCYFDDPAFRFDLPLAEQGTPFQRRVWSALLEIPCGETRSYGEIAHALASGARAVGGACARNPVIIVVPCHRVVPAGGGLGGYGGSTRGADVGIKAWLLRHEARDA encoded by the coding sequence ATGGACCATGATGCCGTGATCCAGACGCCCGTCGGGCGTCTGGGCATTCGTTGCGATGGCGGCAAGCTGCTGAGCGCCATCGACTATCTTTCCGACACGACACCGCTTTGTGCGCCGCGTCATGACTTGTCCGCGGAAGTGGCGCGTCAGCTTCGTTGTTACTTCGACGATCCCGCGTTTCGTTTTGATCTGCCGCTGGCCGAGCAGGGCACGCCCTTTCAACGCCGGGTCTGGTCGGCCTTGCTTGAAATCCCTTGCGGTGAAACACGCAGCTACGGCGAGATCGCCCACGCGCTTGCCAGTGGTGCGCGCGCCGTGGGCGGCGCCTGCGCGCGCAATCCGGTCATCATCGTGGTGCCCTGTCATCGTGTCGTGCCCGCGGGTGGCGGACTGGGCGGTTACGGAGGCAGTACGCGGGGCGCGGATGTGGGCATCAAGGCCTGGTTGCTGCGCCACGAGGCGCGTGATGCGTGA
- the soxX gene encoding sulfur oxidation c-type cytochrome SoxX: MMTLNKTRFAAVLAAITLMLLVTACAGPESGKADASGKVDYTKMSAKELGEYLIFESNSFRLDMPTQEGTTARERMMQDDLQMLCSQTRNQPSPEQAGRIIAEARASMKYPEGGIQLGDWQRGGNLAWGGFGFRLADQSDDHSRRAADGACYNCHALSPQRTGGSLGPSLTGYGKSRGDSEATRRFIYEMIYNPHAYFPCTNMPRMGYKGVLNEQAIADIMAYLLHPDSPVNK; encoded by the coding sequence ATGATGACCCTGAACAAGACCCGCTTTGCGGCCGTGCTAGCCGCGATCACGCTGATGCTGCTGGTCACTGCCTGTGCCGGACCCGAGTCCGGCAAGGCGGATGCATCCGGCAAGGTCGACTACACGAAGATGAGCGCCAAGGAACTGGGCGAGTACCTGATCTTCGAGTCCAACAGCTTCCGCCTGGACATGCCCACCCAGGAGGGGACGACCGCCCGGGAGCGCATGATGCAGGATGACCTGCAGATGCTGTGCTCCCAGACCCGCAACCAGCCCAGCCCCGAACAGGCAGGCCGGATCATTGCCGAGGCGAGGGCCTCGATGAAGTATCCGGAAGGTGGTATCCAGCTGGGTGACTGGCAGCGGGGCGGCAACCTCGCCTGGGGTGGTTTCGGCTTCCGCCTCGCGGATCAGTCCGACGACCACAGCCGGCGTGCAGCGGACGGCGCCTGCTACAACTGTCATGCCCTCTCACCCCAGCGTACCGGTGGCTCCCTGGGGCCGAGCCTGACCGGTTATGGCAAGAGCCGCGGTGACAGCGAGGCCACGCGTCGTTTCATCTACGAGATGATCTACAACCCCCACGCCTATTTCCCCTGCACCAACATGCCGCGCATGGGCTACAAGGGCGTGCTCAATGAACAGGCCATTGCCGACATCATGGCCTACCTGCTGCACCCGGATTCCCCGGTCAACAAATAA
- the htpG gene encoding molecular chaperone HtpG encodes MSVAGHKETLSFQTEVSQLLHLMIHALYSNKEIFLRELVSNAADACDKLRFEALADDALLEGQGELEIQVEFDKAARTVTIRDNGIGMSREEVIENIGTIAKSGTKEFFSRLTGDQAKDAHLIGQFGVGFYSAFIVAERVELTTRRAGMGPEHGVRWVSEGTGEYSIETVEAPHRGTEIVLHLKADEDEFLDGYRLRHIITRYSDHIPLPIHMRAFDDKGEPGDEWETVNKANALWARSRNEIKDEEYREFYKHVAHDFEDPLAWTHNRVEGRQEYTTLLYIPKRAPFDLWDRDRRHGIKLYVRRVFIMDDAEQLMPAYLRFVRGVVDSSDLPLNVSREILQNNRLIDGMRAGSVKKVLGLLEELAKDKPEDYQAFWSAFGQVMKEGPAEDYANRAQVAGLLRFASTHTGEATQNVSLADYIGRMKEGQKAIYYITADSHAAAAHSPHLEVFRKHGVEVLLLSDRVDEWLMSHLTEFDGKPFKSVSKGALDLGELESEADKQAAESAEKEAGDVVARLKAALGEKVEDVRVSHRLTDSPACIVLNEHDMALYMQQLLRQAGQKLPSTKPVLEINPGHALIQKLKDVDEAQLGEWAEILFNQALLAEGAQLEDPAGFVRRLNSLILSRL; translated from the coding sequence ATGTCCGTCGCCGGTCACAAGGAAACGCTGAGCTTCCAGACCGAGGTGAGCCAGCTGCTGCACCTCATGATTCATGCCCTGTATTCCAACAAGGAGATCTTCCTGCGCGAACTGGTCTCCAACGCGGCGGATGCCTGCGACAAGCTGCGCTTCGAGGCCCTCGCCGACGACGCCCTGCTGGAAGGGCAGGGCGAGCTTGAGATCCAGGTGGAGTTCGACAAGGCCGCGCGCACCGTCACCATCCGCGACAACGGCATCGGCATGAGCCGGGAGGAGGTGATCGAGAACATCGGCACCATCGCCAAGTCCGGCACCAAGGAGTTCTTCTCCCGGCTCACCGGCGACCAGGCCAAGGACGCCCACCTGATCGGCCAGTTCGGCGTGGGCTTCTACTCCGCGTTCATCGTCGCCGAGCGGGTGGAGCTGACCACCCGGCGTGCCGGCATGGGGCCTGAGCACGGCGTGCGCTGGGTCTCCGAGGGCACCGGCGAGTACAGCATCGAGACCGTGGAGGCGCCCCATCGCGGCACCGAGATCGTGCTGCATCTGAAGGCCGACGAGGACGAGTTCCTGGACGGCTACCGCCTGCGCCACATCATCACCCGCTACTCCGACCACATCCCCCTGCCCATCCACATGCGTGCCTTCGATGACAAGGGCGAGCCGGGCGATGAATGGGAGACGGTGAACAAGGCCAACGCCCTGTGGGCCCGTTCGCGCAACGAGATCAAGGACGAGGAATACCGCGAGTTCTACAAACACGTGGCCCACGACTTCGAGGACCCGCTCGCCTGGACCCACAACCGGGTGGAGGGCCGCCAGGAGTACACCACGCTGCTGTACATCCCCAAGCGTGCGCCCTTCGATCTCTGGGACCGGGACCGTCGCCATGGCATCAAGCTCTACGTGCGCCGGGTGTTCATCATGGACGACGCCGAGCAGCTCATGCCCGCCTATCTGCGCTTCGTGCGCGGCGTGGTGGATTCCAGCGACCTGCCGCTCAACGTCTCCCGCGAGATCCTGCAGAACAACCGGTTGATCGACGGCATGCGTGCCGGTTCCGTGAAGAAGGTGCTGGGCCTGCTGGAGGAACTGGCCAAGGACAAGCCCGAGGACTACCAGGCCTTCTGGTCCGCCTTCGGACAGGTGATGAAGGAAGGCCCCGCCGAGGACTACGCCAACCGGGCGCAGGTCGCCGGCCTGCTGCGCTTTGCCTCCACCCACACGGGCGAGGCCACCCAGAACGTGTCGCTCGCCGATTACATCGGGCGCATGAAGGAAGGCCAGAAGGCCATCTACTACATCACCGCCGACAGCCACGCCGCCGCCGCCCACAGCCCGCACCTGGAGGTGTTCCGCAAACACGGGGTGGAGGTGCTGCTGCTCTCCGACCGGGTGGATGAGTGGCTCATGAGCCATCTCACCGAGTTCGACGGCAAGCCCTTCAAGTCCGTGTCCAAGGGTGCCCTGGACCTGGGCGAGCTGGAGAGCGAGGCGGACAAGCAGGCCGCCGAGAGCGCGGAGAAGGAGGCCGGCGACGTGGTTGCCAGGCTCAAGGCCGCCCTGGGCGAGAAGGTGGAGGACGTGCGCGTCTCCCATCGCCTGACGGATTCGCCTGCCTGCATCGTGCTCAACGAGCACGACATGGCCCTGTACATGCAGCAGCTGCTGCGCCAGGCGGGCCAGAAACTGCCGTCCACCAAGCCGGTGCTTGAGATCAACCCGGGCCACGCCCTGATCCAGAAGCTCAAGGACGTGGACGAGGCCCAGCTGGGCGAGTGGGCCGAGATCCTGTTCAACCAGGCCCTGCTGGCCGAGGGTGCCCAGCTGGAAGATCCTGCCGGTTTCGTGCGTCGCCTGAACAGCCTGATCCTGTCGCGGCTCTAA
- a CDS encoding methyl-accepting chemotaxis protein, which translates to MFNALARLSIRFKLLAGFAFVLAILLIVSLIGLRGLQATRVMVDEMVGEVQPVTLAAMEVDSALHNAASSLGFYLMSKEDVHRDAYDANLRRLRESVTQLVSAPLVQADPELNRLVTAIAAEAESFMGYRDEMVAVATDLSLNMPAMEISAVRLNPFAQEYLQNISQMAATEMSEDLSETRRELFNDFHEVRYGMSNIMAGIRGFVAFRDTASRENTQLYLNRNRSLLQSIQERGFLLNFEQEMALEELVRLQAELEEGLAELFRVHGSEQSHRDAYLIRTQVGPLLLQSKERINDLVSRLEGRIQVTSEALVDQGQTAQRVMLTFLLIGLALGVLAAIVLAGAIVRPLRQAIVAMEDIAQGEGDLTRTLKEQGGPELSALARAFNQFVAKIRNAMGQVTDAVSQLSSAAEQMSVICAETNEGVERQRNETDRVATAMNEMFSTSQEVAGSAGAAADATHSADRAAQDGERIVNEAIASITDLAHEVENAAGVIDSLGQDAEKIDSVMDVIRGIAEQTNLLALNAAIEAARAGEQGRGFAVVADEVRTLASRTQESTREIQQMIERLQAASRKAVEVMESGRKRAHATVEAANGAKTSLGTITGAVKTINEMNTQIAVASREQTQVAEEMNRNVVNISDVAEVNARAAGQVATATQDLSRLSAELRGLVSQFKL; encoded by the coding sequence ATGTTCAATGCCCTCGCCAGGTTGTCCATCCGCTTCAAGCTGCTGGCCGGTTTCGCCTTCGTCCTTGCCATCCTGCTCATCGTCTCCCTCATCGGTCTGCGCGGCCTGCAGGCCACCCGGGTCATGGTGGACGAGATGGTGGGCGAGGTGCAGCCGGTGACCCTGGCCGCCATGGAGGTGGACAGCGCACTGCACAACGCTGCCTCCTCCCTGGGCTTCTACCTGATGAGCAAGGAGGACGTGCATCGTGACGCCTATGATGCGAACCTCAGGCGTCTGCGCGAATCGGTGACACAACTGGTCTCCGCCCCCCTGGTTCAGGCCGATCCGGAGCTCAACCGGCTGGTGACTGCCATCGCCGCGGAGGCGGAGTCCTTCATGGGCTACCGTGACGAGATGGTGGCGGTGGCCACCGATCTCAGCCTCAACATGCCCGCCATGGAGATCTCCGCGGTCCGGCTCAATCCGTTTGCCCAGGAGTACCTGCAGAACATCTCCCAGATGGCGGCCACGGAGATGAGCGAGGATCTCAGTGAGACGCGCAGGGAGCTGTTCAACGACTTCCACGAGGTGCGTTACGGCATGAGCAACATCATGGCCGGCATCCGGGGATTCGTCGCCTTTCGTGACACCGCCTCCCGCGAGAATACCCAGCTGTACCTCAATCGCAATCGCAGCCTGCTGCAATCGATCCAGGAGCGCGGTTTCCTGCTCAACTTCGAACAGGAGATGGCCCTCGAGGAACTGGTACGCCTTCAGGCCGAGCTGGAGGAAGGTCTTGCCGAGTTGTTCCGCGTGCACGGCAGTGAGCAGTCCCATCGCGATGCCTACCTGATCCGTACCCAGGTGGGCCCGCTGCTGCTGCAGAGCAAGGAACGCATCAACGATCTGGTGTCGCGTCTGGAAGGGCGCATCCAGGTCACCAGCGAGGCCCTGGTGGACCAGGGTCAGACGGCGCAGCGCGTCATGCTCACCTTCCTGCTCATCGGCCTGGCCCTCGGCGTGCTGGCGGCCATCGTGCTGGCCGGCGCCATCGTGCGTCCCCTGCGCCAGGCCATCGTCGCCATGGAAGACATCGCCCAGGGCGAGGGCGACCTGACACGTACCCTCAAGGAACAGGGTGGCCCCGAGCTGTCCGCGCTGGCGCGTGCCTTCAACCAGTTCGTGGCCAAGATTCGCAACGCCATGGGCCAGGTCACCGATGCGGTCTCCCAGCTCTCCAGTGCGGCCGAACAGATGTCGGTGATCTGTGCCGAGACCAACGAGGGCGTGGAGCGTCAGCGTAACGAGACTGACCGGGTCGCCACCGCCATGAACGAGATGTTCAGCACCTCCCAGGAGGTGGCCGGCAGCGCCGGTGCTGCGGCCGATGCCACGCATTCCGCTGATCGGGCCGCGCAGGACGGCGAGCGCATCGTCAACGAGGCCATCGCCTCGATCACCGATCTGGCCCATGAGGTGGAGAACGCCGCCGGTGTGATCGACAGCCTCGGTCAGGACGCGGAGAAGATCGACTCGGTGATGGACGTGATCCGCGGCATCGCCGAGCAGACCAACCTGCTGGCGCTCAACGCGGCCATCGAGGCGGCGCGCGCCGGTGAGCAGGGCCGTGGCTTTGCGGTGGTGGCCGATGAGGTGCGCACGCTGGCCTCACGGACCCAGGAGTCCACCCGCGAGATCCAGCAGATGATCGAGCGCCTGCAGGCCGCCTCCCGCAAGGCAGTCGAGGTGATGGAGTCCGGGCGCAAGCGCGCCCACGCCACGGTCGAGGCCGCCAACGGTGCAAAGACGTCCCTGGGCACTATCACCGGGGCGGTCAAGACCATCAACGAGATGAACACCCAGATCGCCGTGGCATCCCGGGAACAGACCCAGGTGGCCGAGGAGATGAACCGCAACGTGGTCAACATCAGCGACGTGGCCGAGGTCAATGCCCGTGCCGCTGGCCAGGTGGCCACGGCCACCCAGGATCTGTCCCGTCTTTCCGCCGAGTTGCGCGGGCTGGTATCCCAGTTCAAGCTCTAG
- the soxA gene encoding sulfur oxidation c-type cytochrome SoxA produces MFKKALLALPLALTVGVSAHAKNPEDVLQGLINSIDSAYLTQSEQNLMMMPDNPALWIAEDGRALFHTPRGPNNVSLETCDFGKGPGVLEGAYAELPRYFADTGRVMDLETRLVHCMRTIQGFAADDPAVRARHNNTSDHMQLQTYIASYSNGMPWNPPLSHPLEKALRDAGEQMFFRRAGALDMNCATCHSQSGKRIRASVLPNANVPQEWTKAISWPAFRVGHDHVRSSQHRVRGCYWQMRQGQIVAGSDASIALISYWTDLARGQPAILPDMKR; encoded by the coding sequence ATGTTTAAGAAAGCCTTGCTGGCGCTGCCTCTGGCCCTGACCGTCGGGGTCTCGGCTCACGCGAAGAACCCGGAGGATGTTCTTCAGGGGTTGATCAATTCCATCGATTCCGCTTACCTGACTCAGAGTGAGCAGAACCTGATGATGATGCCGGACAACCCCGCCCTGTGGATCGCCGAGGATGGCAGGGCGTTGTTCCACACGCCTCGCGGTCCCAACAACGTCTCCCTGGAAACCTGCGATTTCGGCAAGGGTCCTGGCGTTCTGGAAGGCGCTTACGCCGAACTGCCCCGTTACTTCGCCGACACCGGCCGCGTGATGGATCTGGAAACTCGCCTGGTACATTGCATGCGCACCATCCAGGGTTTCGCCGCCGATGACCCGGCCGTGCGCGCGCGTCACAACAACACTTCCGACCACATGCAGTTGCAGACCTACATCGCCAGCTACTCCAACGGCATGCCCTGGAATCCGCCCCTGAGCCATCCGCTGGAGAAGGCCCTGCGTGACGCCGGTGAGCAGATGTTCTTCCGTCGTGCTGGTGCTCTGGACATGAACTGCGCCACCTGCCACAGCCAGTCCGGCAAGCGCATCCGCGCCTCCGTACTGCCCAACGCCAACGTGCCGCAGGAGTGGACCAAGGCGATTTCCTGGCCCGCCTTCCGCGTGGGTCATGACCATGTGCGCAGCTCCCAGCACCGTGTGCGCGGCTGCTACTGGCAGATGCGTCAGGGCCAGATCGTGGCCGGCTCCGACGCCTCCATCGCGTTGATTTCCTACTGGACCGATCTCGCGCGTGGCCAGCCGGCCATCCTGCCCGACATGAAGCGCTGA
- a CDS encoding energy transducer TonB, with translation MLRERPAEVFEAAPVVQVALVQAAAPARLEPDVQPQPETPPRPEPEPLAVMSAEGDRPVEPEPEPEPEPEPEPEPEPEPEPEPEPEPEPEPEPEPEPEPEPEPEPEPEPEPEPEPEPESTREMAQAESGPQANQQTDEALQAEPGDAQTAVRAPDYQADYLDNPPPAYPRLSRRLREEGEVTLRVRVTADGRPAEVVVAGSSGSSRLDQAAQAAVQGWRFAPARQGTHPVEAWVVVPIVFRLEG, from the coding sequence ATGCTCAGGGAGCGACCCGCCGAGGTCTTCGAGGCCGCCCCGGTGGTGCAGGTGGCCCTGGTACAGGCCGCGGCCCCGGCGAGGCTGGAACCGGATGTTCAGCCGCAACCAGAGACGCCGCCAAGGCCAGAGCCTGAGCCGTTGGCGGTGATGTCTGCTGAAGGCGATCGTCCCGTGGAACCGGAACCGGAACCGGAACCGGAACCGGAACCGGAACCGGAACCGGAACCGGAACCCGAGCCCGAGCCCGAACCCGAACCCGAGCCCGAACCCGAACCCGAACCCGAACCCGAACCCGAACCCGAACCCGAGCCCGAACCCGAGCCCGAACCCGAGCCCGAACCCGAGCCCGAGTCGACGCGGGAAATGGCGCAGGCGGAGTCCGGGCCACAGGCGAACCAGCAGACCGACGAGGCACTCCAGGCCGAACCGGGCGATGCCCAGACGGCGGTGCGTGCGCCGGACTATCAGGCCGACTACCTGGACAACCCGCCGCCGGCCTACCCGCGCCTGTCGCGGCGCCTGCGGGAAGAGGGCGAGGTGACGCTGAGGGTGCGGGTGACGGCGGACGGTCGGCCGGCCGAAGTGGTGGTCGCCGGTTCCAGCGGATCGAGCCGGCTGGATCAGGCGGCGCAGGCGGCGGTGCAGGGCTGGCGTTTCGCGCCGGCCAGACAGGGGACACACCCGGTGGAGGCCTGGGTGGTGGTGCCCATCGTATTCAGACTGGAGGGTTGA
- the soxA gene encoding sulfur oxidation c-type cytochrome SoxA — protein sequence MPILLACLGAGPVLAQPAPVPEEGADSIAEYRRMLREGNPGELWVARGQQLFHAPRGPNAVSLEACDLGLGAGVLDGAYAALPRYFEDAGRVQDLESRLVHCIVNLQGFDRAQLLQDAFSTGERESDMEALAVYVASRSNGMPLAVQLEHPRELELYRIGEALFHRRSGPLDMSCATCHSRESRRIRLQTLMNISNPVQVREVMGSWPTYRVSQGTVRTLQHRLWDCHWQMRLPDVEYVSDATVALILYLTEQGRGGVIDVPSIRR from the coding sequence TTGCCAATCCTTCTCGCCTGCCTCGGTGCGGGACCTGTCCTGGCCCAGCCTGCCCCGGTGCCCGAGGAAGGCGCCGACAGCATCGCCGAGTACCGGCGCATGCTGCGGGAGGGCAATCCCGGGGAATTGTGGGTGGCACGGGGGCAGCAGCTGTTTCATGCCCCCCGCGGCCCCAATGCCGTCTCCCTGGAGGCATGTGACCTGGGCCTGGGCGCTGGTGTGCTGGATGGCGCCTATGCCGCCCTGCCGCGCTATTTCGAGGACGCGGGCCGGGTGCAGGACCTGGAGTCCCGGCTGGTGCACTGCATTGTGAACCTGCAGGGCTTTGACCGGGCGCAACTGCTCCAGGATGCCTTCTCCACCGGCGAGCGGGAGTCGGACATGGAGGCCCTGGCGGTGTACGTGGCCTCCCGCTCTAACGGTATGCCGCTGGCCGTGCAGCTGGAACATCCCCGGGAACTGGAGCTGTATCGCATCGGCGAGGCCCTGTTCCATCGTCGCAGCGGACCGCTGGACATGTCCTGCGCCACCTGTCACAGCCGGGAGTCCCGGCGCATCCGCCTGCAGACCCTGATGAACATCAGCAACCCCGTGCAGGTGCGCGAGGTGATGGGCAGCTGGCCCACCTACCGGGTGTCCCAGGGCACGGTACGCACGCTCCAGCACCGTCTGTGGGACTGCCACTGGCAGATGCGCCTCCCCGATGTGGAGTATGTCTCCGATGCCACCGTGGCGCTGATCCTGTATCTCACCGAGCAGGGCAGGGGAGGGGTGATCGATGTGCCCAGCATTCGCCGCTGA
- the soxX gene encoding sulfur oxidation c-type cytochrome SoxX, producing MCPAFAAERALGIAALILLILLAGLSATTQARGLSALERQVEAVIRDSWGDLSGQEARRLVQDDTQLDCSRARNQPGPALSEEILNRERARIRYPEGGLRPGDPVMGAELARSGYGGRVGARRPDDPGRANGGNCQACHMLEPRDDAGGTLGPSLAGYGIGRGLDPESLRHLYERIYNPQSQMPCSAMPRFGHNGFLTPEQILDIAAYLLHPDSPVNRTDTLREAPADPVRPAAPR from the coding sequence ATGTGCCCAGCATTCGCCGCTGAGCGTGCCCTGGGCATCGCAGCCCTGATCCTGCTGATCCTGCTGGCCGGCTTGTCCGCGACGACACAGGCGCGCGGGCTGAGCGCACTGGAGCGTCAGGTGGAGGCGGTGATCCGCGACAGCTGGGGCGATCTCTCCGGCCAGGAGGCCCGCCGCCTGGTGCAGGATGATACGCAGCTGGATTGCAGCCGCGCGCGCAACCAGCCCGGTCCCGCCCTGAGCGAGGAGATCCTGAATCGGGAACGGGCGCGCATCCGTTATCCCGAGGGCGGGCTCAGGCCGGGTGATCCGGTGATGGGGGCGGAGCTGGCCCGCAGCGGCTACGGTGGCCGGGTGGGCGCGCGGCGTCCCGATGACCCGGGCCGTGCCAATGGCGGCAACTGCCAGGCCTGCCACATGCTCGAACCCCGGGACGATGCCGGCGGCACCCTGGGGCCATCCCTGGCCGGTTACGGCATCGGCCGGGGCCTCGATCCCGAGTCCCTGCGCCATCTCTATGAGCGCATCTACAACCCCCAGTCCCAGATGCCCTGTTCCGCCATGCCGCGCTTCGGCCATAACGGCTTTCTGACGCCGGAGCAGATCCTGGATATCGCCGCCTACCTGCTGCACCCGGATTCCCCGGTCAATCGCACCGATACCTTGCGCGAGGCCCCGGCCGATCCCGTCCGTCCCGCGGCCCCGCGCTGA